One Haliscomenobacter hydrossis DSM 1100 genomic window, CTTATTGGAAATTGAACTGCTCAGAAATCTAAAGCATCCAAACCTACCTGCTTATGAAGATAGTGGAGAACTCATTTTTGAAGGCAAAAAGTATATTTATTTGGTCTTGGATTTCATTGTGGGAGAAACCTTAGCCGAACGAATAAATAGAGCGCCAATTTCGACAGTCTTTGATGTAAAGCGAATTGCGGTGGATATTCTTTCGGTTTTGGACTATTTACATTCATTGCCCGAGCCAATAATCCACAATGAAATCACCCCTCAAAACATAATGCTGGATTTGAAAAACAATATTCCTCAAGCAAAGCTTATTGATTTCGGTTATGCGCGTTCATTCAATCAATCAACCAAAGCGTATAATAAAGATGGCTTAAATTTAAACTATGTTGCTTCCGAGTGTTTCAATAATTTGTATTCACCGCAGTCGGATTTATATTCAGTTGGTGCAGTAATATACCATTTGTTGTTTGGGATGCCTCCTTGGTTTAAAGATGTTTCTAAATTTATGGCCGACAGAGTCAAACCTGAAGAGGTTATTTTAAAAGAACGAAACAAGCCTTTGCTGTTCCCAAACGTAGAAGCTCAAATCATTGATTTTGACAATGAAATTTTAGGCATTCTAAAAAAGGCTTTGCAACAAGATCCTGACAACAGGTTTCAAACTGCTAAAGAATTCATTCAGGCACTAAATGGCGAGATAGAGCTCGATGGAGGTGCTGGGAGTCCAATCAAGCCGGAGCAGCTAGTAGAACAGAAACCAGCAAAAGAAATTGTAAAAAAAGGGAAGGGCTTTGCTGCAATAGCCGGAATGCAACACCTAAAAGATAAATTACGACACGATGTTATCAATGCCATCGAAAATTCCGAAGAATACAAAAAACACAATTTAGGCTTACCCAACGGAATGCTTCTTTATGGTCCGCCAGGTTGCGGCAAGACTTTCTTTGCAGAAAAGTTTGCGGAGGAAGCTGGGTATAATTTTATCAAAATCGTCTCCTCAGATTTAGCCAGTATTTATGTGCATGGCTCACAAGAAAAGATAGGTAAGTTGTTTAAAGAGGCAAGAGAACAAGCTCCAACTATCCTTTATTTTGATGAATTGGATGCCATGGTTCCAAGCCGTGAAAAAGTAAACAACCAAAGCCAAAGTGGCGAAGTGAATGAGTTCCTTTCCCAACTTGACAATATTGGAGATTCTGGCGTTTTTGTGATTGGTTCTACCAATAAGCCGGATTCCCTAGACAGGGCAGTTTTAAGAGCTGGCAGATTAGAAAGGTTATTCTACATTCCGCCACCCGATTTTCAAGCAAGGAAGGAGATGTTCGAACTTTACTTAAAAGACAGACCTCTTGATTTTGGCATTGATTATGTTGTTCTTGCCTCATTAACAGAGCACTATGTTTCCAGTGACATTAAACTGTTAGTTGATGAAGCATCAAGAAAAACAATCAGGGAACAACTAAAACGCATTACGATGGAAACGTTGGAAACCACCATAAAAAACCAGAAACCAACAGTTTCAATGTCGGATCTAAAAAAATATGAAATGATTCGGCAAGAAATTGAAAATGATTTAAATGCTGAAAGCTTCAGCAATAGGCCAAAAATTGGTTTTAAACCTTAAAATTCAGCAGTATGAATATTGTAAATTTCGACAAATTGCTGCTTAAAACAGCATTTTGCTGTATGGCATCAGATGGGCATATTGACGCCAGAGAAATTGCACTTATCCAATCAATGTGTCAAACCTCACCATTGTTTAAAGATTTCAACTTTCAAGATGAAATCAACCTTCTTTTAACAAAAATCAATACGAGTGGTAAAGAGTTCATTCAGTATTATTTTGATTTACTCAACGAAACCGAATTGACTGAGCAAGAAGAACTCACTTTAATTGATTTCGCCATTCAAACAATAAACGCGGATGAGCAAATAGAATATTCTGAAATTAAATTTTTTAAGAATATCAGACATAGGCTAAAAATATCCGATGAGCATATTTTGAAAGCTTTCCCAACTATTGAATTGTTTTTGGAAGAGGACATCGTTACTGAATCCTTCCTAGACAAAATAACTAGGCAATATCTTGAGTCTACTGATTTTCCACAGTTTGAGTTGTTAACTTTAGACATGGATGCAAATTCAAGTAACATTTCAGGTAAAGTAGGTGAATAATGGAACTTCCCCCTTAATCCAACAACGCCTTCATCAAACAATCCCTTAAATCCGTATAATACTGAATGTTGATTTTGGTGATCATGTCATCAGACAGCTCATTGAGTTGTTTGCGGGCGTTGAGGGGGACGAGGAGGGTGGTGGCCCCTTTTTCGACGGCTATTTCGGCCAGATTGACGGCATTGTAGACCAAATCCAGGGAGCCACCCAGGTTCAGCTGGCCGATGATAACCAGGCCACCTTTGGTGTTTTTGCCCAAGATGGCGCTGCACATGCCCATCAGGACGGCCATGCCCATACCGTTGCCACTTTTGGAGGCATCAAAAGCCCGAAGTTGGATGGAGAACTCGTGGGAACGGGGGTCACGATCACCCAGCAGTTCCTTGCCTTTGCTGTAGAGGTTTTGTTCGGCATAACGCACGCTCTCCTGGAATTGGGGGGGTGCGGGTTTGTTGAGGATTTTTACGCTAGAGCCGGGGCCAGTATTGATCTCAATCTTGTACAAGCCGGTGGTTTCCTCCTGGCCACCGGCG contains:
- a CDS encoding AAA family ATPase, with protein sequence MDILKTGILPKNLSIDERYSILLFIKQGSNAETYRVKGSDGKLYFLKLFNFAKLHRSAFDVNNSLLEIELLRNLKHPNLPAYEDSGELIFEGKKYIYLVLDFIVGETLAERINRAPISTVFDVKRIAVDILSVLDYLHSLPEPIIHNEITPQNIMLDLKNNIPQAKLIDFGYARSFNQSTKAYNKDGLNLNYVASECFNNLYSPQSDLYSVGAVIYHLLFGMPPWFKDVSKFMADRVKPEEVILKERNKPLLFPNVEAQIIDFDNEILGILKKALQQDPDNRFQTAKEFIQALNGEIELDGGAGSPIKPEQLVEQKPAKEIVKKGKGFAAIAGMQHLKDKLRHDVINAIENSEEYKKHNLGLPNGMLLYGPPGCGKTFFAEKFAEEAGYNFIKIVSSDLASIYVHGSQEKIGKLFKEAREQAPTILYFDELDAMVPSREKVNNQSQSGEVNEFLSQLDNIGDSGVFVIGSTNKPDSLDRAVLRAGRLERLFYIPPPDFQARKEMFELYLKDRPLDFGIDYVVLASLTEHYVSSDIKLLVDEASRKTIREQLKRITMETLETTIKNQKPTVSMSDLKKYEMIRQEIENDLNAESFSNRPKIGFKP
- a CDS encoding TerB family tellurite resistance protein, which produces MNIVNFDKLLLKTAFCCMASDGHIDAREIALIQSMCQTSPLFKDFNFQDEINLLLTKINTSGKEFIQYYFDLLNETELTEQEELTLIDFAIQTINADEQIEYSEIKFFKNIRHRLKISDEHILKAFPTIELFLEEDIVTESFLDKITRQYLESTDFPQFELLTLDMDANSSNISGKVGE